From one candidate division Zixibacteria bacterium HGW-Zixibacteria-1 genomic stretch:
- the rsmI gene encoding 16S rRNA (cytidine(1402)-2'-O)-methyltransferase, whose protein sequence is MPEIENKGVLFLVPTPIGNMGDITPRALECLEQSEMIACEDTRLSGRLLSHFGIRKKLISYHDFNEQRRLPQLLEVLNSGGNISVITDAGSPGLSDPAFRIIRAAIENNIRISPLPGANALIPALTGSGLPLDRFFFEGFLPNKGAARRNRLEKLKELEHTLVFYESPHRIEKTVADALEILGDRQACLARELSKIYEEFIRGSLSEILETAGSRKLKGEMVLVIEGLGRKLRKSDE, encoded by the coding sequence ATGCCGGAGATTGAAAATAAAGGTGTGCTGTTTCTGGTGCCGACGCCGATCGGCAATATGGGCGACATAACGCCCCGTGCGCTGGAATGCCTTGAACAATCGGAAATGATTGCTTGTGAAGACACCCGCCTGTCCGGACGTCTGCTATCGCATTTCGGCATCAGGAAAAAATTGATCAGCTATCATGATTTCAATGAGCAGCGCCGGCTTCCGCAACTCCTGGAAGTTCTGAATTCCGGCGGAAATATCTCCGTGATTACCGATGCCGGTTCACCCGGCTTGTCCGATCCGGCCTTTCGAATTATTAGGGCGGCTATTGAAAACAATATCAGAATCTCGCCTCTTCCCGGTGCCAATGCACTGATACCGGCTTTGACCGGTTCCGGCCTGCCGCTGGATAGATTCTTCTTCGAGGGCTTTCTGCCGAATAAGGGCGCGGCCCGCAGAAATCGGCTGGAAAAATTGAAAGAGCTGGAACACACGCTTGTTTTTTATGAATCACCGCACCGCATCGAGAAGACAGTCGCCGATGCGCTCGAAATCCTGGGTGACCGACAGGCCTGTCTTGCGCGGGAATTATCCAAAATATATGAAGAATTCATTCGGGGGTCATTGTCGGAAATCCTTGAGACGGCCGGTTCACGAAAACTCAAAGGTGAGATGGTTCTGGTTATCGAGGGGCTTGGCAGAAAATTAAGGAAGTCGGATGAGTAG
- the lgt gene encoding prolipoprotein diacylglyceryl transferase, with protein MYPELFKIGAFAIRSYGVMLAISFLLGVYYVSRMASREKKDFGVYLTLAYIMVFAGIIGARLSYVLFHLDEFSGSWTNSFNPFHSDRIGIAGLNMYGGVILAVLGSYIYLRIKKMSVLDTFDIFAPTIGLGLAITRIGCYLNGCCFGTPTELPWGVVFQEHSIPWYIFGTQHLHPAQLYSSLYGLLLFIFLHWRLKNRQFVGQVIALMFMIEAVFRYGIEYVRYYESEMHVNILGMQPTYNHLISIGLFLLGLGIYIFRPKK; from the coding sequence ATGTATCCCGAGTTATTTAAGATTGGCGCTTTTGCCATACGGTCGTACGGAGTTATGCTGGCAATCTCGTTTTTACTGGGTGTGTACTATGTCAGCCGGATGGCCAGTAGAGAGAAAAAGGATTTCGGTGTTTATTTGACTTTGGCATACATTATGGTTTTTGCCGGAATCATTGGCGCCAGATTGTCATATGTGCTGTTTCATCTCGATGAATTCAGCGGCAGTTGGACCAATTCTTTTAATCCGTTTCACTCGGATCGCATCGGCATCGCCGGATTGAATATGTACGGAGGCGTCATCCTGGCCGTTCTGGGATCTTATATATACCTGCGGATCAAGAAAATGTCGGTGCTGGATACCTTCGATATTTTTGCCCCGACCATCGGTTTGGGGCTGGCCATAACGAGAATCGGCTGTTACCTGAACGGATGCTGTTTCGGGACGCCGACCGAATTACCATGGGGAGTGGTTTTCCAGGAACATTCGATACCATGGTATATTTTCGGTACGCAACATCTTCATCCGGCGCAGTTATACAGTTCATTGTACGGGTTGCTGCTGTTTATATTTCTACACTGGCGGCTCAAGAATCGGCAGTTTGTCGGCCAGGTGATAGCGCTGATGTTCATGATCGAGGCCGTTTTTCGCTACGGTATCGAATACGTCCGCTATTATGAATCCGAAATGCATGTGAATATTCTGGGGATGCAGCCGACTTACAATCACCTGATATCAATCGGGCTGTTCCTGCTTGGGCTGGGGATATATATATTTCGGCCTAAAAAATAA
- a CDS encoding quinolinate synthase, which translates to MYFALPKEYREATGNDLRERIIAAKERLGKRAIILTHHYQRVEVVEFGDAIGDSYALSQIAASQDDVEYIIFCGVHFMAEAAYVLAKKGQKVFLPNPLAGCPMADMAEMADVMEAWKTLEHFGGNERIMPISYMNSAAGLKAFVGEHGGLICTSSNADAAYKWGFERREKLFFFPDQHLGYNTGIKYGLKPEEMVIWDFSREEGGMTKEQLDNARVILWKGHCHVHTNFKEEHVHEVRQQYPGVKIVVHPECPHEVVRLADAVGSTSFIVNFVRKQPAGTPIAIGTEINLINRLALENPDKKIFELSGQACPVCANMYRTTLNDLAYCLENLDTMKQIKVPDRIRANTLLALQRMLEVH; encoded by the coding sequence ATGTATTTTGCGCTGCCAAAAGAATATCGCGAGGCCACTGGCAATGACCTCAGGGAACGGATAATAGCCGCCAAAGAAAGACTTGGAAAAAGGGCCATTATTCTGACTCATCATTATCAGCGGGTCGAAGTAGTCGAATTCGGTGATGCTATCGGCGATTCCTACGCTTTGTCCCAAATTGCGGCCTCCCAGGATGATGTCGAGTATATCATATTTTGCGGCGTGCATTTCATGGCCGAAGCGGCTTATGTTCTGGCCAAAAAAGGCCAGAAGGTTTTTTTACCCAATCCGCTGGCTGGGTGCCCGATGGCCGACATGGCAGAAATGGCCGATGTCATGGAAGCCTGGAAAACGCTGGAGCATTTCGGCGGAAATGAGCGGATTATGCCTATTTCTTATATGAATTCCGCGGCCGGTTTAAAAGCCTTTGTCGGCGAACACGGCGGTCTTATTTGTACCTCCTCCAATGCCGACGCCGCCTATAAATGGGGTTTTGAACGGCGAGAGAAGCTCTTTTTCTTTCCCGATCAGCATCTCGGATACAATACCGGTATAAAATACGGCCTGAAGCCGGAGGAGATGGTCATCTGGGATTTCTCACGCGAAGAGGGCGGCATGACCAAAGAACAGCTTGATAATGCCCGGGTGATTCTCTGGAAGGGTCACTGTCATGTTCATACCAATTTCAAAGAAGAGCATGTTCATGAAGTGAGGCAGCAATATCCCGGTGTAAAAATAGTCGTCCATCCGGAATGCCCCCACGAGGTGGTCAGACTGGCCGATGCGGTCGGTTCCACCAGTTTTATTGTCAACTTTGTCAGGAAGCAGCCGGCCGGAACGCCGATTGCAATCGGAACCGAAATAAATCTGATTAATCGGCTGGCGCTCGAAAATCCGGATAAGAAGATTTTTGAGTTGTCCGGCCAGGCCTGTCCGGTCTGCGCCAATATGTACAGGACTACTTTAAATGACCTGGCCTATTGCCTTGAGAATCTTGATACTATGAAACAGATAAAAGTTCCCGATCGAATCAGGGCCAATACCCTGCTGGCGCTTCAGCGGATGCTCGAAGTTCACTAA
- a CDS encoding NAD(+) synthetase, producing MELLNLNEKDTAAALERFLMDKLSESGLTGYVIGLSGGIDSALSASIAVRAVGPEKVLGLLMPYSRSSSKSLDDAVMLATRLGMPTKTVSITPMIDAYFKKFDEVDPVRSGNKMARERMSILFDTAHEMKRLVLGTSNRTEICLGYGTWYGDVACSVNPIGMLYKTQVRQMAAYYGVPESIRTKIPTADLWPGQTDEGELGLEYARVDQLLYLILENGITERKKLNEAGFDDAFIDRAVGLINRFYFKRHLPAIADIGMRSIPDKIVIS from the coding sequence ATGGAATTACTGAATCTGAATGAAAAAGATACCGCCGCCGCACTTGAACGATTTCTTATGGATAAGCTGTCCGAGTCCGGACTGACAGGATATGTCATCGGACTTTCCGGCGGAATCGATTCGGCGTTGTCGGCCTCGATTGCCGTCAGGGCGGTTGGGCCGGAAAAAGTGCTGGGCCTGCTGATGCCGTACTCGCGCTCGTCGAGCAAATCGCTGGATGATGCTGTCATGCTGGCAACCAGGTTGGGAATGCCGACCAAAACGGTCTCGATAACTCCAATGATTGATGCTTACTTTAAGAAATTTGATGAGGTCGATCCGGTTCGCTCGGGAAATAAAATGGCCCGCGAGAGGATGTCGATACTCTTTGACACGGCCCACGAAATGAAACGCCTGGTGCTGGGGACATCCAACCGCACCGAAATCTGTCTGGGATATGGAACCTGGTACGGCGATGTGGCCTGTTCGGTCAACCCGATCGGGATGCTATATAAGACGCAGGTGAGGCAAATGGCCGCATATTACGGGGTGCCGGAATCAATCCGAACCAAAATACCTACCGCCGACCTGTGGCCCGGCCAGACCGATGAGGGCGAACTCGGGCTGGAATATGCCCGGGTCGATCAGTTGCTGTATCTTATTCTCGAAAACGGCATTACAGAGCGAAAGAAACTTAATGAGGCCGGATTCGATGATGCTTTTATAGATCGGGCGGTCGGTCTTATTAACCGCTTTTATTTCAAAAGACATTTGCCGGCCATTGCCGATATTGGTATGAGGTCCATTCCCGATAAAATAGTGATTAGTTAA
- a CDS encoding peroxiredoxin, producing MPFTFKKKLKVGSKAPDFALPSHLGGKIRLSDFKGKKNVLLAFYPMDWTTICTNQIPSYEQELQRFERFNTQVLSISVDSVPCHQNWQKTLGGITYPMLADNSPHGEVSRRYGVLTESDYSDRVVFIIDKEGIIRFIDQIGVKNIPDNSHIFEQLAIINRQ from the coding sequence ATGCCGTTTACATTTAAGAAAAAACTCAAGGTCGGGAGTAAAGCTCCCGACTTTGCTCTGCCGTCGCATCTTGGCGGCAAGATCCGTCTGTCCGATTTCAAAGGCAAAAAAAACGTCCTGCTGGCTTTTTACCCGATGGACTGGACGACTATCTGCACCAACCAGATTCCATCGTATGAACAAGAGTTGCAGCGTTTCGAACGATTCAACACGCAGGTTTTGTCGATATCGGTTGATTCGGTACCGTGCCACCAGAACTGGCAAAAAACGCTGGGGGGGATTACTTATCCGATGCTGGCCGATAATTCACCGCATGGTGAGGTCAGCCGTCGATATGGTGTCCTGACCGAATCTGATTACAGCGATCGGGTGGTTTTCATCATCGACAAAGAGGGTATTATCCGTTTTATAGATCAAATCGGCGTCAAAAACATCCCCGACAACAGCCACATCTTCGAGCAGCTGGCGATAATTAACCGACAATAA
- a CDS encoding glutamine--tRNA ligase (catalyzes a two-step reaction, first charging a glutamine molecule by linking its carboxyl group to the alpha-phosphate of ATP, followed by transfer of the aminoacyl-adenylate to its tRNA) yields MEDKEKDKESAAEPESPSNFIWDFIDEDIKNGRFNKHIHTRFPPEPNGYLHIGHAKAICINYGTAIKYGGKYNLRFDDTNPIKEESEYVESMQRDIKWLGFDWEERLFYASDYFDQLYEWAIKLIKDGKAYVDDLSPDEIREYRGTLTEPGKESPHRNRPINENLDLLERMKKGEFPDGSKVLRAKIDMAAPNINLRDPVMYRVMHATHHRTGDKWCIYPMYDWAHGQSDSIEGITHSLCDISFEDHRPLYDWFVKHLGIHHPRQIEFARLNITYTVVSKRKLIQLVTGGHVTGWDDPRMPTLSGLRRRGYTPEAVRRFCDRIGVAKRESMVDIALLEHTLREDLNLRAQRVMAVLNPLKVVIDNYPDDKVELIEADNNPENPADGTRQVPFSKIIYVERDDFMEDPPKKFFRLSPGREVRLKHTYFIKCESVIKDTNGNIVELHCTYDPATTGGSAPDGRKVKGTLHWVSAAHALDAVVRLYDSLFTKENPLEDEDFMATVNPKSLEVLKGCKLEPSLAKAESGKFYQFLRQGYFVADSVDSKPGHLVFNRTVGLRDSWAKMANKE; encoded by the coding sequence ATGGAAGACAAAGAAAAAGATAAAGAAAGCGCCGCCGAGCCGGAATCCCCCAGTAATTTTATCTGGGACTTTATCGATGAAGATATCAAAAACGGCAGGTTCAACAAGCATATACACACACGTTTTCCGCCGGAGCCGAATGGCTATCTTCATATCGGCCACGCCAAGGCGATATGCATCAACTATGGCACCGCCATAAAATATGGCGGCAAATATAATCTGCGCTTCGATGACACCAATCCGATCAAGGAAGAATCGGAATATGTCGAGTCGATGCAGCGGGATATTAAATGGCTCGGTTTCGACTGGGAGGAACGGCTGTTCTATGCTTCCGATTACTTCGACCAGCTCTATGAATGGGCCATCAAGCTGATTAAGGACGGCAAAGCCTATGTCGATGACCTTTCGCCCGACGAAATCCGGGAATATCGCGGAACTCTCACCGAGCCGGGAAAAGAAAGCCCGCATCGCAATCGCCCAATTAACGAAAACCTCGATTTGCTGGAGCGAATGAAAAAAGGCGAGTTCCCGGACGGCTCAAAAGTGCTTCGCGCCAAAATCGACATGGCGGCTCCCAATATCAATTTACGCGACCCGGTGATGTACCGCGTGATGCATGCGACTCACCACCGCACCGGCGACAAATGGTGCATTTATCCCATGTATGACTGGGCGCACGGTCAGTCCGATTCTATCGAGGGGATTACCCATTCTTTGTGCGATATAAGTTTCGAGGATCACCGGCCGCTCTATGATTGGTTTGTCAAACATCTTGGAATCCATCATCCGCGGCAAATTGAATTCGCCCGGCTTAATATCACCTATACCGTTGTCAGCAAGCGCAAACTGATCCAGCTTGTGACCGGCGGCCATGTTACCGGGTGGGATGATCCCCGCATGCCGACCCTGTCGGGTCTGCGAAGACGCGGCTATACCCCGGAAGCGGTCCGTCGTTTCTGTGACCGGATTGGCGTCGCCAAACGCGAGAGCATGGTCGATATAGCGCTTTTGGAACATACTTTGCGCGAGGATCTCAATCTGCGTGCACAGCGCGTGATGGCGGTGCTGAATCCGCTCAAAGTGGTTATCGATAATTATCCTGATGATAAAGTTGAATTGATCGAGGCGGACAACAACCCGGAAAACCCGGCCGATGGAACCCGTCAGGTGCCCTTTTCGAAAATAATTTATGTCGAGCGCGATGATTTTATGGAGGACCCGCCGAAGAAATTCTTCCGCCTCTCCCCCGGCCGCGAAGTGCGCCTTAAACACACCTACTTTATCAAGTGCGAGAGTGTTATAAAGGACACCAACGGCAATATCGTCGAGCTTCACTGCACTTATGACCCCGCAACTACCGGCGGTTCGGCGCCCGACGGGCGCAAGGTCAAAGGGACGCTTCACTGGGTATCGGCAGCGCATGCTCTCGATGCCGTAGTGCGGCTGTATGACAGCCTCTTTACCAAAGAGAACCCGCTTGAGGATGAAGATTTCATGGCCACAGTAAATCCGAAATCACTGGAAGTCCTAAAGGGGTGCAAGCTGGAACCGTCGCTGGCCAAGGCCGAGTCAGGGAAATTTTACCAGTTTTTACGGCAGGGATATTTCGTGGCTGACTCAGTCGATTCGAAACCGGGGCATCTGGTGTTCAACCGTACCGTCGGCCTCCGCGACTCCTGGGCAAAAATGGCGAATAAGGAATAA
- a CDS encoding glutamate--tRNA ligase, with protein sequence MTSETIRVRIAPSPTGYLHVGTARTAIFNWLFARNSGGKFIVRIEDTDIERSQADLVEPILDALKWLGLDWDEEPYFQSQRMDRYNPYVERLLQSAHAYRCFCTPEELERRRNAAMAAKESPSYNKKCRNLSEHEITDNLNKGMPFAVRLAIPDGETSYDDLVSGTITRQNSEIEDFVVLRNDGRAVYNMAVVVDDHEMAITHVIRGNDHISNTFKQVHIYRGLGLDIPKFAHVPLILRPDKKKVSKRLGDKDVAEYGKDGILPEALFNFLCLLGWSPKDDREFLPREELIRIFTLDNVNRANPIFNEEKLLSLNAEYIRSMSDHDLAVIAGPLLVEAGHTTKYWLETRWDYLRKVVGLLKERCRRTTDFVRLSGYFFFSDFQYDPDAAKKTFTPESKEYLIKLLEKFGSIDKFTKESLEAALNNVAGQIDVKKGKLIHPTRLAVSGISEGPGLYDILEAIGKEETVKRIKRAIEFIDNQEG encoded by the coding sequence ATGACGTCAGAAACAATCAGAGTCAGAATAGCCCCATCACCCACCGGATACCTTCACGTGGGAACTGCCAGAACCGCCATATTCAACTGGCTTTTTGCGAGAAACAGCGGAGGAAAATTCATTGTCCGTATTGAAGATACTGATATCGAACGATCCCAGGCGGATTTAGTCGAACCGATTCTTGACGCTCTCAAATGGCTGGGTCTTGATTGGGACGAGGAACCTTATTTCCAGTCTCAGCGGATGGACAGATATAATCCTTATGTCGAAAGGTTGCTGCAAAGCGCCCACGCCTATCGTTGTTTTTGCACCCCCGAGGAACTCGAGCGGCGGCGCAACGCAGCCATGGCCGCCAAGGAATCGCCCAGTTATAATAAGAAATGCCGAAATCTGTCCGAGCATGAAATTACGGATAATCTTAATAAGGGAATGCCGTTTGCCGTAAGGCTGGCCATTCCCGACGGTGAGACAAGCTATGATGATCTTGTCTCGGGGACAATTACCCGGCAGAATAGCGAAATCGAAGATTTTGTGGTGCTTCGCAATGACGGCCGGGCCGTTTACAATATGGCGGTGGTCGTGGACGACCACGAGATGGCCATTACTCACGTTATCCGCGGCAATGACCATATCAGCAACACTTTCAAACAAGTACACATATACCGGGGACTGGGGCTTGATATTCCCAAATTTGCGCATGTACCGCTGATTCTCAGGCCGGATAAGAAGAAGGTTTCAAAGCGCCTGGGCGATAAGGACGTCGCCGAATACGGCAAGGATGGTATTTTGCCCGAAGCGCTGTTTAATTTCCTTTGCTTGCTGGGATGGTCGCCTAAGGATGACCGCGAGTTCCTGCCCCGCGAGGAATTAATAAGGATTTTCACGCTGGATAATGTCAACCGCGCCAATCCTATTTTCAACGAAGAAAAGTTGCTATCTTTGAACGCCGAGTATATTCGCAGCATGTCGGATCATGATCTGGCGGTAATAGCCGGTCCGTTATTGGTCGAGGCCGGGCACACGACCAAGTACTGGTTGGAAACCAGATGGGACTATTTGCGAAAGGTTGTCGGCCTCTTGAAGGAGAGGTGCCGTCGGACCACCGATTTTGTCAGGTTGAGCGGCTATTTCTTCTTTTCCGATTTTCAATATGATCCCGACGCGGCCAAAAAGACCTTTACACCGGAAAGCAAAGAGTATTTGATAAAACTACTTGAAAAATTCGGAAGTATCGATAAATTCACGAAGGAAAGCCTGGAGGCCGCTTTGAATAACGTCGCCGGGCAAATCGACGTTAAAAAAGGGAAGTTGATACATCCGACTCGATTGGCCGTATCCGGTATTTCGGAAGGACCGGGATTGTATGACATTCTGGAAGCTATCGGCAAAGAGGAGACTGTCAAACGGATTAAAAGAGCCATTGAATTCATAGATAATCAGGAGGGTTGA